The genomic region ACCGTTGTCAAAAGCTTCCTCGACCGCTTCCCGCCATTCCATTTGCAGCATGAGGAAATCGGCAGGCATCACCGTATTGCTTTCCTCTTCCGTATCCACTCCATGCAGCTGCAGCAGGTAACGAGCGCGTGAGGTTGGGTGCTTGAGGATGCGGTAAGCTTCGTTGGCCTGGGTTGCCCATTGCATGGACTGCATGCGCTCGTTGGCCGAGGCTGCCACGAAACGGTCGGGATGCACTTCTGCCTGCAATGTACGATAACGCTGGTCAAGCAAGGCCGTATCCAGGGCAAACTGGACGGGCAAGCCAAACAGCTCAAAGTAATTCTGCTGTATTGTGGACATAGAGGGCGGAGATTGGGTGGGATGAA from Methylobacillus flagellatus KT harbors:
- the hscB gene encoding Fe-S protein assembly co-chaperone HscB — protein: MSTIQQNYFELFGLPVQFALDTALLDQRYRTLQAEVHPDRFVAASANERMQSMQWATQANEAYRILKHPTSRARYLLQLHGVDTEEESNTVMPADFLMLQMEWREAVEEAFDNGDVTTLESLLKEMREQARTLEQSLEDTLDRQRAWQASTEIVRKLSFIDKISNDVEHKISKLEDE